The Apium graveolens cultivar Ventura chromosome 3, ASM990537v1, whole genome shotgun sequence sequence agttttccaggaaaagtggaagttctgataagaaagggttcagaaagtctgaaggtaaaggaaagtctgatagaggagacaactcaaatgtcaaatgctacaattgaggtgaaagaggccacatatctcctgactgcaagaaaggaaaaagtgacaaaggcaaggcacttgtcacgaagaagaaaagttggacaaacacttcagattctaaacatgaggtgaattatgccctgatggcaaatgctgacaacagccctgaaactgctgaattgaaggtacctcaaacaacttatgcctttcatactgatgacattactgagttgagattgtatcttaaaaccatgttcattacttatagagatcagactttaacatgtgaaagattaacatctgaaaatctagcttataaaaagagaaatgattatttagaaaaggagttagttttttttcatcaaactaagaaagaaaaagatgatgctttatatgttagagatgaagtgttaaaattgaacgaatctctaaaagctgacttagaaaaggaaagagagattataagaacttggactaactctggcaggacaactcagaatttattaagtagtggaaactggaaagagggcttaggttatggagatgataaaagtgaaaaaggaactaaacaaattgagccaatttttgttaaacagactgctaagccaaaggtaaatcctgttaagtttgtagcaaaaactttaaagtctgattctgaaaagatgaaagaatctaggacagaattaaaagaaaaatcaacttctgacaaattagaacaggataaaccagctgaagtaaacataggcttaatgataaagaagcagcttaagcataaactgaaagagatttggaatgtcaacaaggtaaaggaagctaggaaaaataggaatgaaaaggaaggtgtgaacaaaagcaataattatatgcatgttcctaacgctcctagaaaaaaatattataactgtggaaactctaaccatcttgcttatttttgcaggaagaataaagatataaagtttttacctcctagatcaggagttaagagtcagtctgttaggtttaaaccacaaaatccttattttcattgtggtagtttatggcattccatttatacttgtaaggaatatcatagtctgtactatgattattatcaaataaaaccttttttgaagaaagttactttaattctttttagtgtaaagtctgatgcaaagtctgatataaactctgataaacagaatgttagcataaactctgaaattaaatccgctgcaaatgctaacaaacataaaaaggcaaaaggatccaagcaagtctgggtccttaaaactaaccaatagtattctttgtgattgcagggcaacatgaaagaTATCCTggtgctggacagtggatgttcaggacatatgactggaaataaagccctgctatcagactttatggagaaagctggcccaggagtttcttatggagatggcaacatgagaaaaactctgggatatgacaatatcaatcttgggaatgtcatcattgaaatagtagctcttgtttcaggacttaaacacaatctgctaagtgtgagtcaaatctgtggcaaaggttatcatgtggatttttttgaagaacactgtgaagttataagcaattctacaggcaaagtggttttgaaaggttacgggcatggtaacatttatgaagccagactttcaacaagttctgatggttctgcaatctgtctgttgagtagagcatcaattgaagaaagctggaattggcataaaagactctctcatttaaatttcaacaacataaatgagcttgtaaagaaagatcttatgagaggactgccaaaatcagtatttgctcctgatggcctttgtgattcatgtcaaaaggcaaaacaaagaaaatcttcattcaagagcaaaactgaatcttcaattcttgagccttatcacctactgcatgttgatctatttggtccagtcaatgtcatgtctattacaatACACTTGGGTATATTTcctgcacaagaagaatgaaactgcatctactctaactgatcatgtcaaacagctagataaattggtcaaagattttgtcaaaattataagaagtgataatggcactgagttcaagaattcaatcatggaagagttctgcaaagagcatggaatcaaacaggaattttctacacctggaacttcacagcaaaatggagttgtagaaagaaagaataggactctcattgaagctgcacgaataatgcttgatgaagtagagctaccaacctacttttgggctgaagctgtgcagactgcttgttttacacagaatgctacactcataaacaagcatggaaaaacaccatatgagatggtgaagaaaaagaagccaaatttgaaatactttcatgtatttggatgtaagtgttttgttcttaagactcatcctgaacagctgtcaaatttgatttaaaagctgatgaaggaatttttgttggatatccactttccacaaaagccttcagaatctacaatttaagaacaagggttgtcagggaatctatcaatgtatcttttgatgataagaagattactggacttgaagatttcaatgatcatgatcaactgagatttgaaaatgaagatttaaattctgatgacttaaactctgatcttgtaagttctgacgggttaagttctgatgtcattgaaactgtggtaacaactccaaaggaaaatgcacctgtccagggggagcaagctgaagatcctaccataactcaagactctcaagaagcatcagaacctgtcactggctcttcaagttctgattcatcaagttctgatgagccatattctaataattctggaaactctgattcttcaaatcctgaaggatctaactcaaattttgaagtctcagagagcataactacagagggagcatcataaaatgctgatggagatagcatggatcatgggggaggatttagttctagaaatcaacttttatctgcaagaaagtggaccaaatcacatacacctgacttaataattggagatcctgaagcaggtgtcagaactagaactgcaacatcaaatgaatgtctctatcattcttttctatcttagactgaaccaaagatagtggaagaagctcttcaagatgctgattgggtgcaagcaatgcaggaagacttaaatgaatttgaaagaaataaagtctggaccctagtgccaagactaaagaacagatcagttgttggcacaaagtgggtgttcagaaacaaaactgacagtgatggcataattacaaggaacaaagcaaggctggttgctaaaggctactctcaacaggagggtattgattatgatgaaacatttgcaccagttgctagattggaagccataagaatctttttggcttatgctgctcagaaaaagtttaaagtctttcaaatggatgtaaaaagtgcttttctaaatggagaattggaagaagaggtgtatgttgaacaacctccaggttttgtagattcaaaatttctaaatcatgtctacaggcttgacaaagcactttatggtcttaagcaagctcctagagcatggtatgagactttagctcaattccttccggaaagtggatttcacagaggtaaaATTGttaaaacactgttctacctcaaccatggaaaggacttacttttggtacagatatatgttgatgatatcatatttggttctacaaatgccaaactctgtgaaaggtttgcaaagctaatgcagtcaagatatcaaatgaatatgatgggagaacttagttattttctgggacttcaagtcaagcaaaatgaagaaggtacttttatctgtcaatccaagtacaccagaaatttactcaagaaatttggaatgcaagacagttcaactgctttcactcccatggccactgcaaccaagttagataaagatactggttcatcagtagatattactaactacagaggtatgattggatctttactctatttaactgctagtagacctgatatcatgtatgctacctgtctttgtgcaagatttcaggctgatccaagagaaacTCATCTAATAGCagtgattttttttttcaagtacctcaagggtgcagctgatctaggattgtggtatcctagagaatcacactttaagctaataggttactcagatgcagattttgcaggatgcaaaatagacatgaaaagcacaagtggaagctgccaatttcttggaggcagattggtttcttggtttagcaagaaacagaaatcaatttccacatcaactgcagaagcagaatatattgctgcaggaagctgttgtgcacagattctttggatgaagaatcagttactggattatgggttagaattttctaaaatacctatttactgtgataatcaaagttctattgctatgacaggtaatccagttcaacactcaataataaagcacatcagcattaggtaccatttcataagggaacatgtgatggaaggtacagtgcaattgcattttgtttcaacagatcaacaactagcagatatcttcacaaaaccactatgtgaagctacttattgtaacagagtttattcaatatacttgatctttgttacatacttgtgttaagtcgatttgattgtactaacactgtattcaacccccttctacagtgttgtgtgacctaacaccgtgtaaaccagtagttaactgtgatataaagttaacactggtcctttgttagttgtaactatttagataagaaaatcttgtatttctctcaagaaagaagctaagctctttattaacaaagagcctagaaattttgtagcaaaacattcttaattttaatataaaattaagtgagttttgaaagatccgtGCTCATtgttattgcttgtttaattttagtattaacacatatcactacaagatttacatttattttgttcaaaccataaatacttcaagaaaagcataaaaacagaaaaatacattcacccccctctgtgtgtaattcattacctaacaatatGATACCGCTAAACAAATAGAAACAAACACAAGTCAAATACTAATCGGTTTTTTCACTTCTTCTAATTCAATCAAGTGTCCGATTTTCATGTTTTTTCAACCTCCATACACAAAAACACGAATAAAAAATTTAGCAAAAATATAGAGAAAAACATCCACCTACTGAAAAAATTTATAATCAACGTAATAGTGATTTATTAATCGACGCCTAGTATTAGGATCAATCTAGATGAACACTTTAAAACTCTTCCTATAATATgtcattattttgaaaatttaaaattGTATCCGCTATTTTTAAAATAAGTGTAAAGTATGGCCACCATTATGTAATTTGCACGAGTTAACGGCGAAAACTTAACGGGAGTTGATGGCAGCCATTTTTTTGAAAGCCGAAAAGAAAAGTTGGCAACTGTTTTAAGAATTTGAAATTTGGCCACTATTTTGAAAATTGGTGTAAAGTACGACCAACACTAcgtaattttttcttaaataaatttaatattataGAAATTTTTATAGAAATTATATTGTAATTGAATGGTCAAATTACAGACCGACAACAAAAGATTAATAATTCATTTTGATATTTGTCAGGTTCGGAAGTTAGATATTTGAGTAAAAATtattgaattgaatcaaattagaGTATTGACAAGATGAATAAGGGGTCATTTGGTTCAGAAGATAATATAGGTTTGAAATTCAGGTTTAGTTGGTATGAGGTTGATGAATGATTCATAATATATTGTGTTTGGTTTTGAAATGAATtgtttaattttaaatataagtGAAAGCTCAAatgtataaaaataaattatacatTATCATTAAGTTTTTATACAACTCACAAacaaaaatttaataaaaatgtatatgattgataacatatatttaaataattaaattgtgatataatattttttaagaaattaaaatATAACTAATCAACAttaaataaaagtaaaaatatttttatgtaaaattaaataatatatcgTATTTGAAATATGGTAATTAAATTTGTATTTAACTACATAAATAAAATTGCCTTCCTCCTAATCAACCTCCACAAGTTATCAAATCTGATTGATTTCCGAAGATTGCAAGTATGGATTTCATCTGACAAAAATTAGAAACCAAACACCAAACATGAGAAACCAAACACCAACTACGGATTTCAAATGGACAAAATCATACATCTACTCAAATAAACGACCCctaaataattttgatatttattaGCTAACAGATTAAAATAATGGTTTGACTTCAAACCatatatttttgaataaattatctagatgatttttattaaataaacaataatCACGTATTTAGTTAAAATACAAAATATCTATTTAACAAATAGTTTCATTATCTCAATTCACtgatcaaaataatttatttaattatgttaCTGAAAATAGCTAATGTAATTCGTTAAGCTAATAGTCATATATGACATAAGATCATCTCTAACTCAACTCTAAATGTGCACTTTTACACCGTTTTAATGTAAAACTCCCCTCCAACTCAACTCTAAAAATTAGACCATTTGGTGTGACGGCAAAAATTACATCAAATTTGGTGTCACCCTAAATTTTTAGAGTTTTTGTATATATTCCCATGTTATGCTTTTACTCATTAAAAAACAAATTTGTTCAATTTGTATTCTAGCactttaatttttttaacttaACTTTTGTacatttataataaaataatccaTATAGTACAACAATGATGTAAAATTAGTGTTATTAGATTGGAATTGAATTCGAAAAATGATGTAATTTTTACACtatttttgattttaaaattacATCAAAATAATGTCATAAGTGGGAGATGTTCGATTTAAAAAGAAAAAGTGTAAGAAGTGACGGAAAAATCAACGTAAGCGTCTACTTGCGAAACTGGGGAAGGGAGGAGTTCCTCCACAAAATCAGGTTGAAAAAAGTTACTTACAGTTACAGAAATTCATCCCCAAAATCCAACTTAATAATTgtataataaaaattatatccCGACAGGAGTTACTTGGGAAAACCCGACCCTGTTTCGTATTCCTACCCGCTATATATTGCTTGGCTTTGCCTAGATTATTACTATATAGGGACTTGAGTGGTGATTATTACAGTCATCAGTGAACAACatataatatacacacacacctcAACTTTGGAGCTTCAGCGGTCTGAGTTGAATCTACAAGAATGGCGACCTCTAAAAGTGTTCTTCTTCTATGCGGCGATTACATGGAAGATTTTGAAGTAAGTTAATTTTATATCATAACATTCAGTTCTAGTCTAAATCAGTGGTTTTATATGTTTGTGCTATACTAAATTACAGGCGATGGTTCCTTTCCAAGCATTGCAAGCTTATGGGATATCTGTAGACGCTGTTTGTCCTGGCAAGAAAAGTGGTGATATTTGTCGGACTGCTATTCATCAGAACTCTCAGTAtcaggtctctctctctctctccctccctccctaaCCCTTGTTAAATTCTCCCTCCCTTAACCTTgttaatctctctctctctctctctctgtatatatatgtgtattaTTACTGAAAGTTGTATATTTATACGATGAATCTGAAAATTTGTAGTCAACATGACTCCATGTCCTTAAGCATTATCTATTTCAATGTAACTCGGAAGTTAATTGTAGCACAACAGGGAATATGGAGATTTTTTTTATTGTTTCATTAATTTGTTTGGTTGCAAATAAAGCTAATTGGCTAGTTGGATGGTGGTATAGAAAGAATCAACGTACTCTAAATTTTTGTTTCATTAACTTTATTTATGAGGCTTCCTGAAGCTTACACATCCGTCCCTAATGTTGGCAGAACTACTCCGAATCAAGAGGTCATAACTTCATTTTGAATGCAAATTATGATGAGATTGAAGCCAGCAAGTATGATGGGATAGTGATACCAGGAGGACGTGCTCCAGAATATCTTGCAATGGATAAATCTGTGCAGGAGTTGGTGAAATCTTTTTCCAATTCTGGAAAGCCGATTGCCACTGTATGCCACAGCCAGTTGATTTTAGCCGCTGCAGATTTACTTAAAGGCCGGAAATGCACTGCATACCCTGCTTTGAAGCCAGTACTTATTTCCGCAGGTGCTCATTGGGTTGAAGCAGATACTTTGGCCAAATGCCATGCTGATGGCAATTTCATTACTGCTGCTACATATATGGGGCACCGGGAGTACATCAACCATTTTATCAAGGCACTAGGAGGCACTATAACTGGCTCTGATAAAAATATTATGTTCCTTTGCGGGGTAAGTTAAATATTATGTATTTGTTTATTTTGCTCAAGCTAGGGCACTATAATTTTCAGAACTGTTCTTgcaaatatatttttattttatatgcAGTTCTAGTATTGGAAATGAATAATctatattaaaatataaaaataaatcaagttATTCAAAGGCCATAGTCAATTCATCTGCTGTACAAACTATGAGGCTAGTAGGCTTGTATTGTTCATAGTACGAGTCTAGTTTAATGTTAACAATGACTATGAATACCGGGCAACCTCAGTGTTTTGTTCCTGTCAGCTCTGTTATTCTTAATAGGTTAGGGGAGTCGGTCAGGTTGAAGGATTTGCAGTATGATTATCTTTTTCACCCTTTAAATTGTATTGTAACCTTTACGGATTTACATGTACAGTTTTGGTTTTTTAATCTTGTTAGCTCATTGCCCTGAGTGAATCACGGTCATAAGCTAAAGAAGTCTGTCTTATTCCGAAGTTTGGAATATGCAATATCTTTTATTATCAGACTGCATGTTTTTAACAGGATTACATGGAGGACTACGAAGTAGTAGTACCTTTTCAGGCTTTTCAAGCTCTTGGCTGCCATGTAGATGCAGTCTGTCCAAATAAGGGGGCAGGCGATATATGTGCAACAGCTGTCCACGATTTTGAAGGGGACCAAACTTATAGTGAGAAACCAGGTCATCTTTTCACTTTAACAGCCAGTTTTGAAGGTATAGATGCTTCAAGCTATGATGCTCTCGTCATTCCTGGAGGCCGGGCACCAGAATACTTAGCTTTGGACGAGAGTGTCCTGAAACTAGTGAAGGAATTTATGGAAGCTGGAAAGCCAGTAGCATCCATATGCCATGGGCAACAAATTTTGTCAGCCGCAGGTGTCCTCAAGGTACTCTATTCACTTATTGCTGTTATAATATAGATTCTGTACATTATTATTTGTAAGTGGATATGTATTATATACATTTTTTATAATCACTTATCTTTCCAGTTATATCCTAGTTTATACACGTGTTATGCTAGTAGGAAAAATGAAATTGGGTGAATaaaatttcactgtattttttTTTTTGCGAACAGCTGCTTTAGTGCTTTGGGTCAATAGGCATTTTGGTACCCCCTTATACTCGAATTAGTGTAAAAAAGGCCTTGACGCTATATATTATCCCATCACATTAACACATTTAGATATTTGATTATTTGCAAGTACTGTGTTTTCTTATTTCAGACATAAAATCCTAACTGACATTGATGTTACTTGTCTCTGTTTTCTCTGAATTTGTACGGCCACGGTCCACCCTGAATAGCTCTTCAAACTCAAAAGAGGTTGATCAGGAAAATAACATGAGAACTGCATTACTAATTAAAAAATGATATGTTAATATGAAGAAATAATGGTCTGGTAATTATCAGTGGATTTTTAAGCCCAATGATATATGATAGATGCAATTTTTTAATCCGGCCCAAATCCTGAACACAGAAAAAAAGAAGCTCATCACTGAATCCTGAACACCAAAAGAAGAGTTCATCTATTAAGAAAAAGAGTTCATCTCTACTTCTTTTTGATAAAATGGACTTTGACTTCTATATGATTCTTGATTTATATGTTTGAGGATCCCATAGAACTAAAGTGTGTGCTACCTTACCATTGCATACAGGGCAAGAAATGCACTGCATACCCTGCTGTGAAACTTAATGTTGTCTTAGCTGGTGCAACATGGTTAGAACCTGATCCAATAACTCGCTGCTACACTGATGGGAATTTGGTGACTGGAGCAGCCTGGCCAGCTCACCCTGAATTCATTTCTCAGCTCATGTCACTTCTCAATATCCGCGTAACTTTTTAGTCCGTGAAGTGCATCTGAGTAACTAGTGAGTTGTATCTGAGTAATAATTTGAAAGACTGATAGCTTCTCGCAATAATATGGCTGTCGTAGCCAAAAATAAAATGGCTTTCTGTGTTTGTGATGAGATGTAATAATAATACTATAATGTAGTGACAGTCTTTTAGAAAGTAATTATGGTTAAAAGTAATTGCTCATTTAGCAATTTGATTTGATAGGGGATAATATGAGACAAGTTGTAGGGCAATTTTCCTGCCTAATGGGTGTGAATGAATGTTTGAAGCGGGAAAATAAGGTTTGCATTGAATAGCATAAAAGTACATAAATACAGATGACATGAATATAGAATAGATGTGATGAAGGGGAATGGAGAGAGTATGAGCTGAAGTATTTGAAACGTAAAACATGATGGGTAAGGGGTAACGTTCATCTTCAATGGCCATGGTCGTGTTCTGTATAATAATGTTATTTATTTCTGTTTATGATCATTATTAAATAGGCAAGTTCATGTATCCTCGTGTTAGAAaaagatgaacactattcagactAATTGCAAATAAAATAGGAAAGAAAAATATAACGGGAATGGATTTATGTTTGGAGATTCCAAGCAGAGCGTCCAAACCCCCCCAGAATAGTGTGATGTATACGTGTCTACTGCTTATCCTTTTCGATAAATGCACCATCCCCGTCCCCCCCACTCTATCTCTTTATCCAAAACACGTCACAATCATtgctatttttttttaaaaaaatattttcaaagtCACACCATAATCCCGCTGCTTCACTTGCATCCATACAAATGCAATTCTAGATAATTCGTTTTATATTACTAATAATATTTATCTTTTTTCACTGTACGAAAATACATGATTTATCCCAACCAAAACATATACTCCGACTTATTCATGACTCGCCAACATGATCATAAAAACGTGAGACAAAAACTTGTCAACTCGATGATATCTCATCCCAGTATCCAAGTTTGATGTTCTTTCCCGATTGGTGGTTTGGTTAAAGATGCGATATCAGGTTGAGATTAGAAATCCGGTTGGAATACTACGTGGATCATTATCATATCTCGTATTATATATTTGATTGAGTgttataataaatatttttaatttaaaatatgttaagtcaataattttattttaattaaatatattaattttattattaatttcatattttttaagTTCATAGATTTCTTTTAGTActaaacatt is a genomic window containing:
- the LOC141712684 gene encoding protein DJ-1 homolog D, with the protein product MATSKSVLLLCGDYMEDFEAMVPFQALQAYGISVDAVCPGKKSGDICRTAIHQNSQYQNYSESRGHNFILNANYDEIEASKYDGIVIPGGRAPEYLAMDKSVQELVKSFSNSGKPIATVCHSQLILAAADLLKGRKCTAYPALKPVLISAGAHWVEADTLAKCHADGNFITAATYMGHREYINHFIKALGGTITGSDKNIMFLCGDYMEDYEVVVPFQAFQALGCHVDAVCPNKGAGDICATAVHDFEGDQTYSEKPGHLFTLTASFEGIDASSYDALVIPGGRAPEYLALDESVLKLVKEFMEAGKPVASICHGQQILSAAGVLKGKKCTAYPAVKLNVVLAGATWLEPDPITRCYTDGNLVTGAAWPAHPEFISQLMSLLNIRVTF